The following proteins come from a genomic window of Candidatus Paceibacterota bacterium:
- a CDS encoding ribonuclease J, which yields METSKNQSRGNFHSRRPNYKHYPPRNPKRGAENNDSVPKVKIMSPSQPIAMATPTTSSAIAPKNNEVLKIMALGGFEEVGRNMLLLEYQNQIIIVDIGLRFPDETMPGIDFIVPNIEYLTNNPEKKILGAFITHGHYDHLGAIPYLIDKLGYPVIYTAPLTRAIIARRQEDFPKEKKLDIRLVNPDSDENINLGPFVIQPFHVNHNIPDAFGLFVKTPVGSLILTGDFKFDLQPIGDKPADLNHIVRLADGGVDMLLIDSTNAEVPGYSMSENVIMDNLEVLFANAKGRIILATFSSLISRLQEAIIICEKLGRKVAIEGYSMKFNVEVSEKLGYLKSKKGTIIPLAEALHLPPQEVAILCTGAQGEDNATLMKVANREHKLLHIEKGDTVIFSSSIVPGNELAVQNLKDTLLKQGATVFHYKMLDIHASGHAQQEDLKLMMSLTHPKYLLPIHGHYSMRRSNANLAMDIGIPEENIAIPSNGQIVELTKAGMTLTEKFVPANYVMIDGLGVGDVGEVVLRDRNTISQDGIFVVIAVLGKNGALVSEPEIVSRGFVYMKESQDLLKEAKEKTIQIIKTSLGNVKDPRVNATYIRNNIREGLGTFLFRKTQRRPMVLPIVVES from the coding sequence ATGGAAACATCAAAAAATCAGTCTCGAGGAAATTTTCATTCTCGCCGACCAAACTATAAGCACTACCCGCCCAGAAATCCCAAAAGAGGGGCGGAGAATAATGATTCTGTGCCAAAAGTTAAAATCATGAGCCCCAGCCAGCCTATTGCTATGGCTACGCCGACTACGTCTTCAGCGATTGCGCCCAAAAATAATGAGGTGCTAAAAATTATGGCTCTAGGCGGATTTGAAGAAGTGGGCCGCAATATGCTTCTCTTAGAATACCAAAATCAAATTATTATAGTAGATATCGGTCTTCGCTTCCCTGACGAAACTATGCCTGGCATAGATTTCATTGTGCCTAATATTGAATATCTAACCAATAATCCAGAGAAGAAAATTTTGGGCGCGTTTATTACCCATGGACACTACGATCACTTAGGAGCTATCCCCTACCTTATAGATAAATTAGGTTATCCAGTTATTTATACGGCGCCTCTAACCAGAGCTATTATTGCCAGGAGACAAGAAGATTTTCCCAAAGAGAAAAAGCTAGACATTCGCCTAGTAAATCCCGACAGCGATGAAAACATTAATTTAGGCCCCTTCGTAATCCAGCCTTTTCATGTCAATCACAATATTCCCGATGCTTTTGGCCTTTTTGTAAAAACGCCTGTCGGTTCGCTTATTTTAACAGGAGACTTCAAATTTGATTTGCAGCCTATCGGTGATAAGCCCGCAGACCTTAATCACATCGTTCGTCTTGCTGATGGTGGAGTAGATATGCTCCTGATTGATTCTACTAATGCCGAAGTTCCTGGCTACTCGATGTCCGAAAACGTGATTATGGATAACTTAGAAGTCCTCTTTGCTAACGCCAAGGGCAGGATTATCTTAGCTACCTTCTCCTCTCTTATTAGCCGTTTACAGGAAGCCATCATTATCTGCGAAAAACTGGGAAGAAAAGTCGCTATTGAAGGCTATTCCATGAAATTTAATGTGGAAGTCTCTGAAAAATTAGGCTATCTCAAATCCAAAAAAGGCACTATCATTCCTTTAGCCGAAGCCCTGCATCTGCCTCCACAAGAGGTAGCCATTTTATGCACTGGCGCGCAAGGAGAAGATAACGCTACTTTAATGAAGGTGGCTAATCGCGAACACAAATTACTACACATAGAAAAAGGAGACACAGTCATCTTTTCTTCCTCTATCGTTCCTGGCAACGAATTAGCAGTCCAAAACCTCAAAGATACTCTTTTAAAACAAGGGGCGACTGTGTTCCATTACAAAATGTTAGATATTCACGCTAGTGGGCATGCCCAACAGGAAGATTTAAAATTAATGATGAGCTTGACTCACCCTAAATATCTATTGCCTATTCATGGTCATTATTCTATGCGCCGCTCCAACGCTAATCTGGCTATGGACATTGGTATCCCCGAGGAAAATATAGCTATTCCTTCCAACGGCCAAATTGTTGAACTCACTAAAGCAGGCATGACTTTAACAGAAAAATTCGTTCCCGCTAATTACGTTATGATTGATGGTTTAGGGGTAGGCGATGTCGGTGAAGTAGTCTTGCGCGATAGAAACACTATCTCTCAAGACGGTATCTTTGTGGTTATTGCCGTCTTGGGCAAAAATGGCGCGCTGGTATCTGAGCCAGAAATTGTTTCCAGAGGATTTGTTTATATGAAAGAATCGCAAGACTTGCTCAAAGAAGCCAAGGAAAAAACGATTCAAATTATTAAAACTAGTTTGGGTAATGTCAAAGACCCTCGCGTTAATGCCACTTATATTCGTAATAATATTAGGGAAGGTCTGGGCACTTTTCTTTTTAGAAAAACACAGCGGCGTCCAATGGTCTTGCCCATTGTAGTCGAATCCTAA
- a CDS encoding ABC transporter substrate-binding protein — translation MSAFSKKYWRLFSLKEKAVLLLLTITTLLAAIFLTISLSKKYLKTYPAVGGQMTVGIVGQPFILNPILTQANEADSELEALIYNGLFTYDNQGELKPSLAQSYNVSDDGKTYTVILNKNVLWQDGADFTADDVIFTIESIQDPDYNSPWRANWLGVVVEKMNDNVVVFHLNEPYVGFKDNLTMKIVPAHIWGQINVKNIALAKYSLQPVGTGPYVFSKLVKDKLGNIITYDLKANDHYFEKLPNISFITYHFYKNYNELKDAFQKKEISSLANVPYDLKPLFKNREAYLKSIELPRYYSVFYNLKSNNALLSAADTRLALNLAINREAINQTIFGGSLLPANNLISQSFLGYNTSPSVDLTYNPTKSHELLAETFNFNSSSVWERIIKQKKQPTKYEPVSLTLTVADLPELKAAANAIKTDWDRIGIPTTLQVVSLDDLENDIIPNKKYDALLFGEFYGQEPDPYNFWHTGGSLNLSNFSNKTVDALLEEIQLIDDRAKRQDDLIELQNILLENSPCFTLGNPLQFYALSPSIAGNTLTTGNYLADRYNNVSDWYMHVRLGR, via the coding sequence ATGTCAGCCTTTTCTAAAAAATATTGGCGGCTTTTTTCTTTAAAGGAAAAAGCGGTTTTGCTGTTGCTTACTATTACTACCTTACTGGCAGCTATATTCTTAACCATTAGCCTGTCTAAAAAATATCTCAAAACTTATCCTGCCGTTGGCGGGCAGATGACGGTCGGAATTGTTGGGCAGCCTTTTATCCTTAACCCCATACTCACTCAGGCTAATGAAGCCGATAGCGAATTGGAAGCTCTCATCTATAACGGCTTATTCACTTATGATAATCAGGGAGAATTAAAACCATCTTTAGCGCAAAGCTATAATGTGAGCGATGACGGTAAAACTTATACAGTGATTTTAAACAAGAATGTCTTGTGGCAAGATGGCGCTGATTTTACTGCCGATGACGTTATCTTCACTATTGAATCTATCCAAGACCCTGATTACAACAGTCCTTGGCGCGCCAATTGGTTAGGGGTAGTCGTAGAGAAAATGAATGATAATGTAGTCGTCTTTCATTTAAACGAGCCCTATGTGGGCTTCAAGGATAATTTAACAATGAAAATTGTTCCAGCTCATATTTGGGGACAGATTAATGTCAAAAATATCGCCTTGGCTAAATACAGTTTACAACCAGTCGGCACTGGACCTTATGTTTTTTCCAAGCTAGTGAAAGATAAACTCGGGAATATCATCACCTATGACTTAAAGGCTAACGACCATTATTTCGAAAAGTTACCGAACATTAGTTTTATTACTTATCATTTTTATAAAAATTACAACGAGCTTAAGGATGCTTTTCAGAAGAAAGAGATTTCTTCCTTAGCCAATGTTCCTTATGATTTAAAACCATTATTTAAAAATCGAGAAGCCTATTTGAAGAGTATTGAGTTGCCGCGTTATTATTCTGTTTTTTATAATCTTAAAAGCAATAATGCTTTACTAAGCGCCGCCGATACTCGTCTGGCCTTGAATCTAGCCATCAATAGAGAGGCTATCAATCAAACAATTTTTGGCGGCAGCTTGCTGCCAGCTAACAACCTTATTAGCCAAAGTTTTCTCGGTTATAACACCTCGCCCTCGGTAGACCTCACTTATAATCCCACTAAAAGTCATGAGCTTTTAGCTGAAACCTTCAACTTTAATAGTTCTTCCGTTTGGGAAAGAATTATTAAACAAAAAAAACAACCTACTAAATACGAACCGGTTTCTCTCACTTTAACCGTCGCTGATTTGCCAGAATTAAAAGCAGCTGCCAATGCCATTAAAACCGATTGGGACAGAATCGGTATTCCCACCACTTTGCAAGTAGTCTCTCTGGACGATTTGGAAAATGATATTATTCCCAATAAAAAATATGATGCCCTGCTTTTTGGCGAGTTCTATGGCCAAGAACCAGATCCTTATAATTTTTGGCATACGGGCGGCAGCCTTAACCTGAGCAATTTTAGCAATAAAACTGTGGACGCCCTTTTAGAGGAAATCCAGCTTATTGACGATAGAGCCAAACGCCAAGATGATTTAATAGAACTGCAAAATATTCTTTTGGAAAATAGTCCCTGTTTTACCCTCGGCAACCCCTTGCAATTTTACGCGCTTTCTCCCAGTATTGCTGGCAACACACTTACCACTGGCAATTATTTAGCTGACCGCTACAATAACGTTTCCGATTGGTATATGCATGTTCGCCTGGGCCGCTAA
- the secG gene encoding preprotein translocase subunit SecG — MSIISLIKIALIVLGVILIILVILQQGESGLSETFGGQNSFLTTRRGAEKWIFTATIIIGLIFVGLCLALLKIK, encoded by the coding sequence ATGTCTATTATCTCTCTTATCAAAATTGCCCTTATAGTTTTAGGAGTGATTCTTATAATTTTAGTTATCCTGCAACAGGGCGAATCTGGTTTAAGCGAAACCTTTGGCGGTCAAAATAGTTTTCTCACTACTCGTCGTGGCGCAGAAAAATGGATTTTTACGGCTACTATTATTATCGGCCTCATTTTTGTGGGTCTCTGCCTGGCCTTACTTAAAATAAAATAA
- a CDS encoding phage holin family protein — MKIWIQRILLQIVLNTAAILALKYFGVLTFRGDLVTLVKLSAIIGLINLFLKPLLSFVTKPLIWITFGLFAIILNLILLKVAMAFAPELTLAHGFSSLLISSLVLGIANSLATINKQN; from the coding sequence ATGAAGATTTGGATCCAAAGGATTCTCCTCCAGATTGTTTTAAACACGGCTGCCATTTTGGCCTTAAAATATTTTGGCGTCTTGACATTTCGGGGAGATTTAGTTACATTAGTAAAGCTTAGCGCCATTATCGGGTTGATAAATCTTTTCCTCAAGCCCCTCTTGTCATTTGTTACTAAGCCCTTAATTTGGATTACTTTTGGCTTATTTGCCATAATTTTAAACCTTATCCTTTTAAAAGTAGCTATGGCTTTCGCGCCAGAGCTTACTCTTGCACATGGATTTAGCAGTTTGCTTATTTCGTCTTTAGTGCTAGGTATTGCCAACTCCTTGGCTACAATTAATAAACAAAATTAG
- the gpmI gene encoding 2,3-bisphosphoglycerate-independent phosphoglycerate mutase: MISSKKVLLIILDGWGIGQNNFTNPIAQAGTPNLDKWMNNYPIGSLQASGNAVGLEWQDLGGSEVGHMTIGAGKVVRQYSTKINADIRNGEFFKNPKLIEAYHNAIRNQGNVHILGLLTSTPIHGDIDHLIALTKTAFDNGIQKSYLDIFLDGRDSSPNHGLIFLRELEDKISPYGGIINTICGRFFAMDRDQNWERTKQCYDNLTGKKINAVKNANEYLKSAYEKGVGDEFIDPVSVESDSSPRFIDNNDTLIFANFREDRIRQLFSAFASNNFNYFETKKLVGLSIVSMVKYHQDFTTPYLYDPDLINNPLARVLSDNGKRQMHLAESEKYAAVTYFFNGLKETPYPSEHWIIIPSQKTSHPEESPALSINEVNDRLFQAIEDGIYDFIVVNYANSDLVAHTGNFQAGLEVVKIMDEKVSQTIAKAVENNYTVIVTADHGNLEQMINPTTGEVDTQHNLNQVPFWLIGAGYKLASPRFSSESQNRQRLAIGTLADVAPTILEIMGIPKPPEMNGQSLLPILKRNNNQ; the protein is encoded by the coding sequence ATGATTTCTTCTAAAAAAGTTCTTTTGATAATTTTGGATGGTTGGGGGATAGGTCAAAATAATTTTACCAACCCAATTGCTCAAGCGGGCACTCCTAACTTAGATAAATGGATGAATAACTACCCTATCGGTTCGCTGCAAGCAAGCGGCAATGCAGTCGGTTTGGAATGGCAAGACTTGGGCGGCAGTGAGGTGGGGCATATGACCATTGGCGCCGGTAAGGTAGTCCGACAGTATTCAACTAAAATCAATGCCGATATTCGAAATGGCGAGTTTTTTAAGAATCCTAAATTAATTGAAGCCTATCATAATGCTATTCGCAACCAGGGCAATGTTCACATCTTAGGACTACTAACCTCTACTCCTATTCACGGAGATATAGACCATTTAATAGCTCTGACTAAGACTGCTTTTGATAACGGTATTCAGAAATCCTATTTAGATATTTTCCTCGATGGTCGGGATTCTAGTCCTAATCATGGGCTCATCTTCTTGCGCGAATTAGAAGATAAAATTTCTCCCTATGGAGGTATTATCAATACCATCTGCGGCCGGTTTTTTGCTATGGATAGAGACCAAAATTGGGAGCGCACCAAGCAATGTTACGACAATCTCACTGGCAAAAAAATCAATGCGGTCAAAAATGCCAATGAATATTTGAAATCAGCTTATGAAAAAGGCGTGGGAGACGAGTTTATTGACCCGGTTTCTGTAGAGTCCGACTCTTCCCCGCGTTTTATTGATAATAATGACACCCTTATCTTTGCTAATTTTAGGGAAGATAGAATAAGGCAACTCTTTAGCGCTTTTGCTAGCAATAATTTCAATTATTTTGAAACTAAAAAATTGGTTGGTCTGAGTATTGTGTCTATGGTCAAATATCATCAGGACTTCACTACCCCCTACCTCTATGACCCAGATTTAATTAACAACCCTTTGGCTCGAGTACTCTCCGACAATGGCAAAAGACAAATGCATCTAGCTGAATCAGAAAAATATGCTGCCGTTACCTATTTTTTCAATGGTTTAAAAGAAACTCCCTACCCCAGCGAACATTGGATTATTATCCCCTCCCAAAAAACCAGTCACCCAGAGGAATCACCCGCTCTTTCCATTAACGAAGTCAACGACCGACTCTTTCAAGCTATAGAGGATGGCATCTATGATTTTATTGTAGTGAATTACGCTAATTCTGATTTAGTAGCCCATACCGGTAATTTCCAGGCTGGTTTGGAAGTAGTTAAAATAATGGATGAGAAAGTTAGTCAAACTATTGCCAAGGCTGTCGAAAATAACTACACTGTTATAGTAACGGCTGACCATGGGAACCTAGAGCAAATGATTAATCCCACCACTGGCGAAGTTGATACTCAACACAATTTGAATCAAGTGCCATTCTGGCTTATTGGCGCTGGCTATAAGCTGGCCAGTCCCCGCTTTAGCTCCGAAAGTCAAAATAGACAAAGGCTGGCCATTGGAACATTGGCAGACGTTGCCCCTACTATTTTAGAGATTATGGGCATACCTAAGCCGCCGGAAATGAATGGTCAAAGCCTTTTGCCCATCTTAAAGCGTAATAATAACCAATAA